A genomic region of Ignavibacteria bacterium contains the following coding sequences:
- a CDS encoding DUF1684 domain-containing protein: MRELTFFLIVLVFLTSCSKKSIDPQYLQEIENHRKQIDSLFRFSPDSPFKRDTSVEFSGLKYFEVNPDFVFKSKLYKYAFPETVIVLGTKGEKRTQIKYGYFQFTYKGKTYKINVYKYPESVIKEGKEYLRNYLAVWFRDLTTGDETYEVGRYLDVEEESSDPNFLYTLDFNKAYNPYCAYTPLYSCAIPRDEDFINLRIEAGEKKYHK, encoded by the coding sequence ATGAGAGAGCTAACATTTTTTTTAATTGTTCTTGTTTTCCTTACATCTTGTTCAAAAAAATCAATAGATCCACAATATCTTCAGGAAATTGAAAATCATAGAAAGCAGATTGATTCATTATTTCGGTTCAGTCCTGACTCACCTTTTAAGCGAGATACTTCTGTCGAATTTTCAGGATTAAAGTATTTCGAGGTGAATCCGGATTTCGTATTTAAATCGAAGTTGTATAAATACGCATTCCCCGAAACGGTAATCGTGCTTGGTACAAAAGGTGAAAAAAGAACGCAAATAAAATACGGGTATTTCCAATTCACTTATAAAGGCAAAACCTATAAGATAAATGTTTATAAATATCCTGAAAGTGTGATCAAAGAGGGAAAAGAATATCTTAGAAATTACCTTGCTGTTTGGTTTCGTGACCTAACAACTGGCGATGAAACTTACGAAGTTGGACGTTACCTTGATGTTGAAGAAGAATCATCTGATCCGAATTTCCTTTATACATTAGATTTTAATAAAGCTTATAATCCTTATTGCGCTTATACACCACTTTATTCCTGTGCAATTCCCAGAGATGAAGATTTTATTAATCTTCGAATTGAAGCTGGCGAGAAAAAATATCATAAATAA
- a CDS encoding nucleoside deaminase, whose protein sequence is MKQALREAEKAFEKNEVPIGAVVVFEDKIIGRGYNQTISLKDPTAHAEIIAITSAANYLQDYRLEGCKIYVTLEPCPMCAGAIVNARISTLYFSTFDPKAGACGTLFNITNNKSLNHQIKTYSGLLENESKSLLKAFFANLRNLN, encoded by the coding sequence ATGAAACAAGCGTTAAGAGAAGCAGAAAAAGCATTTGAAAAAAATGAGGTTCCTATTGGTGCTGTTGTAGTTTTTGAAGATAAAATAATTGGGCGAGGTTACAATCAAACAATTTCATTAAAAGACCCAACTGCTCATGCAGAGATAATTGCAATTACTTCGGCAGCAAATTATTTGCAAGATTACAGACTGGAAGGTTGTAAAATTTATGTAACTCTTGAACCGTGTCCAATGTGCGCAGGTGCAATCGTTAATGCTCGAATTAGTACGCTATATTTTTCTACATTCGATCCAAAAGCTGGTGCATGCGGAACATTATTTAACATTACCAATAACAAATCATTAAATCATCAGATAAAAACATATAGTGGTCTTCTTGAAAACGAAAGCAAAAGCCTTTTAAAAGCCTTCTTCGCAAATCTTCGAAATCTAAATTAA
- a CDS encoding histidine phosphatase family protein, translating to MKKLILIRHAKSSWDNPDLDDKERPLNKRGLEDAPLMANVLKNYNFKIDKLFSSSALRAKMTAEIFSTELKLPENLIEYTDELYNASRRSILNFIKKLNDDLNTIAIVGHNPGLTDLTHFLLYDFDYELPTCAIVGIDLDLDSWANIKSGTGTLQFFEYPKKYKSE from the coding sequence ATGAAAAAATTAATATTAATCCGACACGCCAAATCCAGCTGGGATAATCCCGACCTTGACGATAAAGAAAGACCACTCAATAAAAGAGGTTTAGAGGATGCACCTTTAATGGCTAATGTATTAAAGAATTATAATTTTAAGATTGATAAACTTTTTTCAAGCTCAGCTCTAAGAGCAAAAATGACCGCAGAAATATTTTCTACCGAATTAAAATTGCCCGAAAATTTAATTGAATATACAGATGAATTATATAATGCTTCACGAAGAAGTATATTGAATTTTATAAAGAAGTTAAATGATGACTTAAACACTATTGCAATTGTTGGTCATAATCCAGGATTAACTGACCTCACACATTTCCTTTTATATGATTTTGATTATGAGCTTCCAACCTGTGCAATTGTTGGAATTGATTTAGATTTAGACAGCTGGGCAAATATTAAAAGTGGAACTGGTACACTTCAATTTTTTGAATATCCAAAAAAATATAAATCCGAATAA
- the sppA gene encoding signal peptide peptidase SppA, giving the protein MKRALTLLILSILFSNLFSQTNLSYQTNYNLFPASPGSLRFGLNGFDNPALLNYVKEPDLYFIWNTSNKSFFKMNDYGFFSAFKNFSFGFYSNNLIGLGRINNYKLAASTGNKSFGIGFAYNWRSTDIANLELKNLFTISTLSRPNKYFSLGLIGNFNSKFEDYEGVIDLAVRPLGNEKLTLFADFVHQNFSNTKSDKWSSGIIIEPFEGIQIIGRYFDTKSFSAGIQISFGRFSILQSNVFDKSGNAINQIQGIRLGSYDRNILNKVIKKEKTHQIDLNGQIKYQKFQLFDNSKTFYGLIDRLNKIKDDKSITTIEINTSGIAASRVFLWELREKLLELKNSGKKITIFIDNADFNLYHFASVADKIVMDPLGLITLEGILMGRNYYKGTLEKLGIGFDELRFFKYKSAAETYSREKMSDADREQRQLIVDNLYNTIKEDVESSRANLKLPLDSLVNNYVLFTSTSALNYGLVDSIGRWYSLKDGSELDKILRVVKDNTIESMVTNEDNYWGEKPKIAIVYTLGACAMDEGIRARSLIKDVEKIAKDKSIKAVIFRIDSPGGDALASDVIAEGMRKIKGKKPVIVSQGLVAGSGGYWLSMYADTIVSNKNTITGSIGVIGSWLYNKSFKESAGVSTDYVKRGNHADVGFGMIIPILNTVLPDRKLTNDERSKIEMMIREMYAEFVNKVANGRNKSPDEIEQIAQGRVWSGIDAKKIGLVDVLGGLSDAIEIAREKANLKKDEFQVVEFPKPQLFDLSFVLPLSLQSIQKNTPLIDFINFNLKNNGKPMMLMPFEYIPEDYFLKGF; this is encoded by the coding sequence ATGAAGAGAGCACTCACACTTTTAATCCTATCAATTTTATTTTCCAATCTTTTTTCACAAACAAATCTTTCATATCAAACGAATTATAATCTGTTCCCTGCATCTCCAGGTTCATTAAGATTTGGACTAAACGGATTTGATAATCCAGCTTTATTGAACTATGTAAAAGAACCGGATTTATATTTTATCTGGAATACAAGCAATAAATCTTTTTTCAAAATGAATGATTATGGATTCTTTTCTGCTTTTAAAAATTTTAGTTTTGGTTTTTATTCAAATAATCTAATCGGATTAGGACGAATCAACAATTATAAACTGGCAGCATCAACTGGCAACAAAAGTTTCGGTATTGGTTTCGCTTATAATTGGAGATCAACTGATATAGCAAATCTTGAACTTAAAAACTTATTTACGATTTCGACTCTCTCAAGACCAAATAAATATTTTTCTTTAGGTTTAATTGGAAACTTTAATTCAAAATTTGAAGATTACGAGGGTGTAATAGATTTAGCAGTCAGACCACTTGGCAATGAAAAATTAACTTTATTTGCTGACTTTGTTCATCAAAATTTTTCAAACACTAAATCAGACAAATGGAGCTCAGGAATTATCATTGAACCATTTGAAGGTATTCAAATTATCGGAAGATACTTTGATACAAAATCGTTCTCTGCAGGCATTCAAATCAGTTTTGGTAGATTTAGTATTCTTCAGTCCAATGTATTTGATAAAAGTGGCAATGCAATAAATCAGATTCAGGGAATTCGCTTGGGCTCTTATGATAGAAATATCTTGAACAAAGTAATCAAAAAAGAAAAGACGCATCAAATTGACCTTAATGGACAAATTAAATATCAAAAATTTCAACTCTTTGATAACTCCAAAACTTTTTATGGTTTAATTGATCGCTTGAATAAAATAAAAGATGACAAAAGCATAACGACCATTGAAATTAATACTTCAGGAATCGCAGCATCAAGAGTTTTTTTGTGGGAACTCCGAGAGAAATTGCTAGAGCTGAAAAATTCCGGCAAAAAGATAACCATATTTATTGATAATGCGGATTTCAATTTATATCACTTCGCTTCAGTCGCTGATAAAATTGTGATGGATCCACTCGGACTAATAACTCTTGAAGGAATTCTGATGGGCCGAAATTATTATAAAGGAACACTTGAAAAACTTGGAATTGGCTTCGATGAATTACGATTTTTCAAATACAAATCTGCTGCAGAAACTTATTCAAGAGAGAAAATGTCTGATGCCGATCGAGAACAAAGACAATTAATTGTTGATAATCTTTATAATACAATCAAAGAAGATGTTGAATCATCAAGAGCAAACTTAAAACTTCCATTAGATTCTCTGGTAAATAATTATGTTTTGTTCACTTCAACTTCGGCATTAAACTATGGACTTGTTGATTCAATTGGACGATGGTATTCATTAAAAGATGGATCTGAGCTGGACAAAATTTTAAGAGTTGTAAAAGATAATACAATCGAATCAATGGTGACTAATGAAGATAATTATTGGGGCGAAAAGCCTAAGATTGCAATTGTCTATACGCTTGGTGCTTGCGCTATGGACGAAGGAATTAGAGCACGAAGTCTTATAAAAGATGTTGAAAAAATAGCTAAAGATAAGTCCATCAAAGCGGTTATTTTCAGAATAGATTCACCAGGTGGAGACGCTTTAGCTTCTGATGTAATTGCCGAAGGAATGAGGAAAATCAAAGGCAAGAAACCAGTCATTGTTTCTCAAGGTTTGGTCGCAGGTTCGGGAGGATACTGGCTCTCTATGTATGCTGATACAATTGTTTCAAATAAAAATACAATTACTGGTTCAATTGGAGTGATAGGAAGCTGGTTATATAACAAAAGCTTTAAAGAAAGTGCTGGGGTTTCAACTGACTATGTTAAGAGAGGAAATCACGCAGATGTGGGATTTGGAATGATCATTCCAATTCTTAATACCGTTCTTCCAGATCGAAAATTAACTAATGATGAACGTTCTAAAATTGAAATGATGATTAGAGAGATGTATGCAGAATTTGTGAACAAAGTCGCAAATGGCCGGAACAAATCTCCAGATGAAATTGAACAAATTGCTCAGGGACGAGTTTGGTCAGGAATTGATGCTAAAAAAATTGGTTTAGTTGATGTTTTAGGTGGACTGAGCGATGCAATTGAAATTGCTCGTGAAAAAGCAAATTTGAAAAAAGATGAGTTTCAAGTAGTCGAATTTCCAAAACCGCAATTATTTGATTTGAGTTTTGTTTTACCATTATCACTTCAATCAATTCAGAAGAATACACCTTTGATTGATTTTATAAATTTCAATTTGAAGAACAACGGTAAACCAATGATGCTAATGCCTTTTGAATATATTCCCGAGGACTACTTCTTGAAAGGATTTTAA
- a CDS encoding S9 family peptidase, which produces MKIRNLIFIKLIYLLFFFSVSYSQTDTIITPYNVVKIKSIGEVVLSPDGRLIAYTVIVPRDVNDEPGFAYRELYVMKSDGSNQKPFISGKVSIGNITFSPDGKLIVFTARFENDKATQVYAIPVDGGEKFKLFETTESVLQFKYHPNGKVIYYTAQSPVPDKIKNLQRKGFNQIIYEEDWQHINLYKYDLEKKKSEQITSDCTVFDFVVSNTGKYIAAAIAPRNLVDDSYMFKRIHLIDLETNQKELLIDNPGKLGNFEFSPDDKYLVFNSAVDIYDPASSSMFVVEVPNKNKKFTDLKNYSDKFEGTVNWVGWKDNQTLLFTAEEGVYLPLSEQNINAPSRKLITPANTVVRRAIFDKNSGNFILVLSKFNYPNEIYLFNKKGEFRRLTNVNPWLDKVKFARQEEVRYNARDGLEITGVLIYPLNYEEGKRYPLIVNVHGGPEAADQNAWVTSYGSWGQMAAARGYFVFMPNYRASNGRGVEFSKMGQMDLGGKEFDDVIDGIDYLINKGLVDKDRVGIGGGSYGGYFSAWAATKYSDRFAGAVMFVGISNQISKRGTTDIPYEDYYVHWRIWSWENFDLVWDRSPLKYVTNCKTPILILHGKEDPRVSVTQSMELYRALKILNQAPVRLVLYPGEGHGNARTQSRLDYAIRTMEWFDFYVRDKNSFDKIPDKYIDYKID; this is translated from the coding sequence ATGAAAATCAGAAATCTTATCTTTATAAAATTAATCTATCTACTGTTCTTTTTTTCAGTTTCTTATTCGCAAACTGACACAATTATCACACCATACAATGTGGTAAAAATAAAATCTATTGGTGAAGTAGTTTTATCACCAGATGGAAGATTAATTGCTTACACAGTAATTGTTCCGAGAGATGTTAATGACGAACCCGGATTTGCTTATCGAGAACTTTATGTAATGAAAAGTGATGGGAGCAATCAAAAACCATTTATTTCTGGTAAAGTAAGCATTGGTAATATCACATTCTCACCGGATGGTAAATTAATTGTTTTTACAGCAAGATTTGAAAACGATAAAGCTACTCAAGTATACGCAATTCCAGTTGATGGTGGTGAAAAATTTAAATTATTTGAGACAACTGAGAGTGTTTTACAATTTAAATATCATCCAAACGGAAAGGTGATTTATTACACTGCTCAAAGTCCAGTTCCAGATAAAATTAAAAATTTACAAAGGAAAGGTTTTAATCAGATCATTTACGAAGAAGACTGGCAGCATATCAATCTTTACAAATACGATTTAGAAAAAAAGAAGTCCGAACAAATCACAAGTGATTGTACAGTTTTTGATTTTGTGGTTTCAAATACAGGGAAATACATTGCGGCTGCTATTGCTCCAAGAAATCTTGTTGATGATTCTTATATGTTTAAGCGAATTCACTTAATTGATCTTGAAACAAACCAGAAAGAATTGTTGATTGATAATCCCGGCAAATTGGGGAATTTCGAATTTAGTCCAGATGATAAATATTTAGTATTTAATTCAGCAGTCGATATTTACGATCCTGCTTCAAGCAGTATGTTTGTAGTTGAAGTTCCAAATAAAAATAAAAAATTTACCGACCTGAAAAATTATTCTGATAAATTTGAAGGAACTGTAAATTGGGTAGGCTGGAAAGATAATCAAACTCTGCTTTTCACAGCGGAAGAAGGTGTTTATTTGCCTTTGAGTGAACAAAATATTAATGCCCCATCGAGGAAATTAATTACTCCAGCAAATACTGTTGTCAGACGAGCTATTTTTGATAAGAATTCTGGAAATTTTATCCTGGTGTTAAGCAAGTTTAATTATCCAAATGAAATTTATTTGTTTAATAAAAAAGGTGAATTCAGAAGATTAACAAATGTAAATCCCTGGCTTGATAAAGTTAAATTTGCCCGACAGGAAGAAGTAAGATATAACGCAAGAGATGGACTTGAAATTACTGGTGTTTTGATCTATCCATTGAATTATGAAGAAGGTAAAAGATATCCATTAATTGTGAATGTGCACGGCGGGCCTGAAGCTGCAGATCAAAATGCGTGGGTAACTTCCTATGGTAGTTGGGGACAGATGGCTGCTGCACGTGGATATTTTGTCTTTATGCCAAACTATCGTGCAAGTAATGGCCGCGGTGTTGAATTTTCTAAAATGGGTCAAATGGATTTAGGAGGTAAAGAATTTGACGATGTTATTGATGGAATTGATTATCTGATCAATAAAGGATTAGTGGATAAAGATCGTGTTGGAATCGGCGGTGGAAGTTATGGCGGTTATTTCTCAGCCTGGGCTGCAACAAAATATTCAGATCGTTTCGCAGGGGCAGTTATGTTTGTCGGAATTTCAAATCAAATCTCTAAAAGAGGAACCACAGATATTCCTTATGAAGATTACTATGTCCATTGGAGAATCTGGTCATGGGAAAATTTTGATCTTGTCTGGGATAGAAGTCCATTGAAATATGTGACGAATTGCAAAACGCCTATTTTAATTTTACATGGTAAAGAAGATCCGAGAGTAAGTGTAACGCAGTCAATGGAATTGTATAGAGCATTAAAAATATTAAATCAAGCACCAGTCAGATTAGTTTTATATCCCGGTGAAGGACATGGCAATGCACGAACTCAATCTCGATTGGACTATGCCATTCGAACAATGGAATGGTTTGATTTTTATGTAAGAGATAAAAATTCATTTGATAAAATTCCTGATAAGTATATTGACTATAAAATCGATTAG
- a CDS encoding alpha/beta fold hydrolase: protein MKSITKLFFYLLFIPILHLQAQQQFADLGDFKLESGEVIYDCKIGFRTFGKLNSDKSNVILYSTWFGGTSQMLGNLIGDGKDKLLDSSKYFIVCVDALGNGISTSPSNSTKQRNEKFPSFTMRDIVATQYKLLHEVLGFEKIYAAIGGSMGSMQVLQFAVMYPDFVEKIIAYVPTPWSSSYDMLLWTTREQLITSAHNCGMSEKEIFKSINMLTQLVARTPDWYVENNPREKFPEILKSFDKDAPSYWNSYDYLCQLRAMISHDISKGFSSKEDLKNHIKAEIFLIIAKQDHILHPSSSLEFAKIINCKTLILDDNCGHLSVNCNLDKVREEISSFLN from the coding sequence ATGAAGAGCATTACAAAATTATTTTTCTATCTTTTGTTTATTCCTATTCTTCATCTTCAAGCTCAACAGCAATTTGCTGATCTTGGTGACTTTAAGCTTGAAAGTGGAGAAGTGATTTATGATTGTAAAATTGGTTTCAGGACTTTTGGAAAATTAAATAGTGATAAATCGAATGTAATTTTATATTCAACGTGGTTTGGTGGAACAAGTCAAATGTTAGGTAATTTGATTGGTGATGGAAAAGATAAACTTTTAGATTCTTCAAAATATTTTATCGTTTGTGTTGATGCACTTGGCAATGGAATTTCGACTTCACCATCCAACAGTACAAAACAGCGAAATGAAAAATTCCCTTCATTTACAATGAGAGATATAGTAGCAACTCAATATAAATTGCTTCACGAGGTTCTGGGTTTTGAAAAAATTTATGCTGCTATTGGTGGCTCGATGGGAAGTATGCAGGTACTTCAATTTGCTGTGATGTATCCAGATTTTGTTGAAAAAATTATTGCTTATGTGCCAACGCCCTGGTCAAGCTCTTACGATATGCTTTTGTGGACAACAAGAGAACAATTAATCACTTCAGCCCACAATTGTGGAATGAGTGAAAAGGAAATCTTCAAATCAATTAATATGCTTACTCAGCTTGTTGCCAGAACTCCAGATTGGTATGTTGAAAATAATCCGAGAGAAAAATTTCCAGAAATTTTAAAGAGCTTTGACAAAGACGCACCTTCATATTGGAACAGTTATGACTATCTTTGTCAATTAAGAGCAATGATTTCTCATGATATCTCTAAAGGATTTTCATCCAAGGAAGATTTAAAGAACCACATTAAAGCAGAAATCTTTCTGATAATTGCAAAGCAAGATCATATTCTTCATCCGTCATCTTCTCTTGAATTTGCAAAAATTATAAACTGTAAAACTTTAATTCTTGATGATAACTGCGGACATCTTTCAGTTAATTGTAACCTAGATAAAGTCAGGGAAGAAATATCATCATTTCTAAACTAA